The Solanum lycopersicum chromosome 2, SLM_r2.1 DNA window CGTTTCGAAAGAACTACTTTCATGGCTActgtaaaataaaagaaattaattcgatattttcaatattcttttagggttaattaaaaattacattaGAAACTAGTAAATTACATACTTACCGGATCATTTTTCATGACTTGTTCGTTAGATAGTATCCAGCATGataatattaaagttaaaactaCATCTACTAAATGTTATTAGTAGATACTGATAATTTggacaaataacaaaaattacatacttttaaggtaaaattatcatttgtcTCTTAAAGGTTTATAATTACAGAAACCCTTCAAATTGATACAATAATGTAAGCacagatacattaatttgatgcgcgaaatacattaatcgttaagtaaaatacattatatttataCATGATATACTAATCTTATGTGTAAAACTAAtagaagataataataataataataataatagaactTAAAGGCGAGGAGATTTCTATCATTTTTCGACGTCCTCGTCATTTTATTTAGCATAAATATTCGTATAATTTTATCTGTAATATCTTACctgaaaattgaaatatctaCACGTCCATCTCATTGGAAAAAACAAATTCCATTAATTCCAAATATTTGTCCTGATTTGTGATTTCATTTGGACTTGTCTCGATATTGttcatttttagaattttttttaatacatataatattaaataaattgtaaaaatttgattaaatatctATAGATCGTGGCTTCGAATATCTTTTATAGCATTGTATCGTGACCGAAAGAGACGGGAAGAACAAAGAAGAAGGCGAAACAATTTAGGactaattgaagtaaagaataataattaattaagattaagATTACATTACAAAAGAATCTCTAAGTTAGTCTACTAAACTTTCTAATCATTACAAAAGCCTCAACAAATTAAATCTAACTATCAATATTTCTTCAGAATACCACTGTTATGTAGGCTAATTTTTGAATTATGGAAGAATCTAGATATGGCATCCGAAGCAGAGGTAGAAGAAAGCCAAAGCAGAGACGAGAAAAATGGCTTCAAATACAGAAACGATTTTGAAGAGGAAGCAATCAACGAACCAGTATCGCAATTTGTAAAGCCTTTTACTCTTCCATCTCAATCCAGAAGACAGATTTTTGAATCGCCACCGTAACGACGACTGCCGATGCGGCGGCGGCGGTGTCGGCTGAGTTAAGACATCGTGATGATCTCCGGCTACTTCAGAAGCAACAGTTCCGGCGAATGGCTTCTTACTTAGTCTGTTGAAGGAGAAGGAATAGCCAACagctttcattttcatttttctctgtTGGAATGAAAAACAGAGTTTGTGCCTTTTTGTGGGTGAATGGGAGAAAACTGTATTGTTTGTATTTAAGAAGTGGGTAGGGGTATTTTAGGAAAGTGAAATTTTAATGGAAGTGGGAATAACTTTCTACAGTTCCGAGTGCGCGTGGGGTGCACGGATATGCCTTGCGGGATAAGTAGGAGAACCAGAACCAGAGTGGAAGAAATTGAATTACTAACATAATTTTGGACCcgttattttagttttttgggttcgatatttaaataaaaattcgataattaataaagtaatactttttaaaataaaatttttatatttaattaaaatttaatatatttaattaaaaaaataacttcatcTATCACGCATCCTTCTAGATATAAATCTggaattattttaattactcATAAATTCaacgaaaaaatta harbors:
- the LOC104645888 gene encoding uncharacterized protein produces the protein MKMKAVGYSFSFNRLSKKPFAGTVASEVAGDHHDVLTQPTPPPPHRQSSLRWRFKNLSSGLRWKSKRLYKLRYWFVDCFLFKIVSVFEAIFLVSALAFFYLCFGCHI